Below is a window of Sulfitobacter sp. BSw21498 DNA.
TCTCGTCACGGATCGCCCACAACAGGGGCGTATCCGGCTCTGCGTCGACAGAAACCTGCCGTCCGTTTAATTCGAATTCAATCATTAAGTCGTTGTCCCTTGGGTAAATTATGCCTAGGCGGAGCGCGCGTATAGCAGCGTTGACTGGACGGTCAATATAAGTTTCATGCCACCATTTTACAGGTGCCGCCCCAGCTGATCACGAAATTGTCAGACGTCAATGCGCCACACGCGTTTGCCGATCTTACACGGAACACGCGTTTCGCGAAAGATAATTTCGCCCCACCTTCATGCTAGCACGATCTCTGACAGTCCGATCAGCGCTTGTTAGTCCGCGGGCCGGCAGGTACTGCCCCCCTAATCACCGGAGCGTATCATGCACTGCGGTCACCAAGGGTTCGGGAACGTCATGGCGCAAAATTCACTGATCTACAAAGTCGAGCTGTCGGTCTCGGATATGGATCGCCATTATTACGAGACGCACAAGCTTACCGTGGCCAAACACCCCTCTGAAACCGACGAACGTTTGATGGTGCGATTGTTGGCCTATGCGTTGAATGCCCACGAGCATCTGGAGATGACCAAAGGCCTGTCGACCGACAGCGAACCTGATATCTGGCAAAAAAGCCTCAGCGACGAGATCGACGTTTGGGTCGCTCTTGGTTTGCCCAGCGAAAAGATCATCCGCCAGTCCTGTAACAAGGCCGAGCGGGTGGTCCTATACCCTTATGGCGGCAAAACCGCAGAGGTCTGGTGGGACAAAACCCGCAACGGCACTGCGCGGTTTGACAATCTTGTGGTGGTCAACCTGGCAGAGGGCGACACTGCCGCGCTCGCTAAACTTGCCAGCCGCGCGATGAAGCTGCAGGTCCATATTCAAGATGGTGATGTCATGGTCAGCGTGGATGATAGTGTTGTCTACCTTACGCCGACGCTCTGGAAAGACGCCGCCTGACGCGCCACTGCCGCACCTGTCACCC
It encodes the following:
- a CDS encoding YaeQ family protein, whose amino-acid sequence is MAQNSLIYKVELSVSDMDRHYYETHKLTVAKHPSETDERLMVRLLAYALNAHEHLEMTKGLSTDSEPDIWQKSLSDEIDVWVALGLPSEKIIRQSCNKAERVVLYPYGGKTAEVWWDKTRNGTARFDNLVVVNLAEGDTAALAKLASRAMKLQVHIQDGDVMVSVDDSVVYLTPTLWKDAA